A DNA window from Desulfovermiculus halophilus DSM 18834 contains the following coding sequences:
- a CDS encoding CHC2 zinc finger domain-containing protein, with the protein MGQYFTKEVLRRLRNEVLISEIIQVLDIPFKTRDGYLRFLCPLCNEFMTACHPKTNLARCFRCERNFNPIDLVMVGKGLCFQEAVQFLLAYEKSAQKGGKDAE; encoded by the coding sequence ATGGGGCAGTATTTTACTAAAGAAGTCTTGCGCAGGCTCAGAAACGAGGTCCTGATCTCTGAAATTATCCAGGTCCTGGATATTCCCTTCAAAACCCGAGACGGGTATCTGCGCTTTTTGTGCCCACTCTGCAATGAGTTCATGACCGCCTGCCATCCCAAGACCAACCTGGCCCGCTGTTTCCGCTGTGAGCGAAATTTTAATCCCATTGACCTGGTCATGGTGGGCAAAGGGCTTTGTTTCCAGGAAGCTGTCCAGTTCCTTCTGGCCTATGAAAAAAGTGCCCAGAAGGGAGGCAAAGATGCTGAGTAA